ctgattcagatcatcagcttgttaggagaaagatccatgaactgaactgagtgtgtcagattcagaaacattcaaaatgtgcagagcagtgggccccgaggactggagttgagaaccattGATCTAGATGTTGTTGACTGCCTTCAAAGATAAGGGGTTTATCTTTCTGAAAAATCTTGCAAGAAGAGCTTGTGGTCACCCTATCTACCCAGCTGACTGATGTGTATAATTGTGTCCTACATTCTAGAATTGGAGACACCTCTGATTAAACTTTTGTTTCACTAGTTCGCCTGCCCTTCCTCTTCCTTTTGGGAAAAGAACTCAAGCCTTGGCTTGAGCTTGGAGTTCAACCCCCCATTGTGGTACTACCCAGAGGGAGAATACCAGAAATAGAGGAGGAGATGGGGTGGGAGGAGGGATGCCAGAAGAATTGCCGCTGGGATGGTGTAACGAgtgctgcttatataggctctTAAAGAtaattgacaggactgaatgattaggctcctcccaaaCCTGCGTTTGGAACTTCATGCTGTGCAGTTGAGAAGAAATtaaatagtggacttctatggggATCAGCAGGCTGAAGGTCAggattgcagtttcaaagcagcttcaagaggctctacacgatcccagtcaTTGAATATGGGTCTTATCTCActaaatgatctgtcattttctacaaaaaatacaactttatatactttttaaccacaaatgcttgtcttgcaccagGTCTGCGATGTGTGTctatgacttcacgcattacgtaatcatgttagaaaggtcacgcgtggttCTAccctgtgtacttcggttcaaaaaagtacggtagggcaaaaaactccatctcattttctcctccaacttcaaaatcgtccaacatcattgttttaccttttttatctaaagggcgtttgactttctttgcacgttcgctttgtaaacacggTCGGTACTTGCGTCTatgtcacacgtgacctttccaacatgactacatAATGCGTAAAGTCGTGGGTGCATttctagtgcaagacaagcatttgcagctaaaaactatacaaatttttatttatttatttttttagaaaatgacccaaactgcaatttggaccatcaacctgctgatccccattgaagtccactatatgaagaaaaatcctcaaaaagcttaatttcttttcaattaaagaaatacataaacatcttggatgacatgggggtgagtaaattatcaggaaactttaaatcaggagtgaactaatcctttaaacgtTGCTGTTGCCATGACAATCAGTGTCTTTTATGGAAAATTACCGTGTAAACTTGTGCTTTTTTCAAGCCTTGAGATTTAATACATATGCTCTTGGGTCTCAAAAACGATAAATTCACTGCTCTGGATTTTCAGTGCATTACTAGCAGTGTAGTCCCACACATTCAGTGTAAACAAATAGATCACTTCATACTGTGAGACAGGAGACCTCTAAATCTGAGGATCAAAGTAATTTATTAGGAAATCATGACAGATTAATTTGTGATGCTTGTCCCTATGATTCAAACAGGCTTAAGCAATTTTAAGCAGGATTTCGAAGTCACAAATTTGCTACTCAGAGTCATTTCTTTCTCTAATCATGGTGAAGTTTTATGTGTCCCATTCAATTGTAGGCTGTTCAACATCAAATGCAGCTTTTGGATGGCCGTTTTTCCCCGTCATGAGTGGCTCAAGGAATACTACGTGCCTGTCGGACTGAGTCTTGTTCTTGAGTCGATCGGTTGAAGGAGCTGCAAAGATAGAGGCCAGAGTACAACGGTCTTCACCAAAGGTTGAGATGGCCGGAGAGGGAGGTGGAGGTTTGCAGCAACCACAACGACATGGggttaaatacaaatacatcaaTATCAGGACAAGGGTCACCACACAGCCCAGAAGAGTGGTGTAGCCTGTGTAGAAAGGCTCCTCCGTGGAGCGCTGGGCGACCACAGTTAAATTCACTTCTCGGGATTCATTGATCATCCTTGCGTTATCCACTGCAGTACACTGGTACACTCCTGAATCTATGGACTGGGCAGCTAGGATATCCAAGCTACCATCTTGATTGAGACGTAGAGTTCCGTTCTGGATCAGCTGAGAGATGTTTTCTTGATGAGGAATGATCCAGCTGTAAGAAAGGTCTTCTCCGTTTAGTGTTCCAGTGCAGTCCAGTCTCACTTGTTCACCCTCGTAAACAACTTTATCAGCCTTTGGGGATATAAGGGATATCATCTTCCCAATCGTACAGTTCTCAAAGAAATGCGAAGAACGCAggaaattaattgaaatttgAGGCTCACCATACATGAGACACTTGTAGTCATCTTTGTAGTCCTTCACACTTGGATAACCCTTCTGCTCCCAGTGCCAAAACATGCGGTACATTGAGCAATCACACTCCAGACTGTTGTTGTGCAGGAACAGGCCTTTTTGCACCGCAACGGGCAACACCACAATGTCATCCATAGGCAAACGAAACAGGCGGTTTGAGGAGAGGTCCAGTGTAACCAGGTTAGGGTGGCTATGCTTACGAATTGAAAAGAACGGAAAATCTGTGATCTGGTTGAGGCTCAAGTAAACCTTTCTGAGATTGCCAAGCCCCATTATGGTGTTGCTTTCCACACGGGTAAGTCGATTGTTGTACAGCAACAACACCTCCAAGACTGGCAGGTCCTGGAAGTGATACTTCCCCACCACTTGCAATTTGTTGGAAGAAAGGTCCAGGTATCGAAGACTGCTGATGTTATGAAAAGCTCCCGGACTGAGCAAGGAGATGCGGTTATGAGACATATGCAAAGTGTGCAATCGTGGGAGCCCGTAGAAGCTGCCAGCTGCCAACCATGTTAGTCTGTTATGACTAAGGTCCAGGACAGAAGCTGTGAATGGAAGCGGGTTGGGGAATCTATCCAGACCCAAGGAGCCACAGTTCAGTATGTCAGAGATGCACAGGCAGCCTTGAGGACAAATAGCCCCCGAGAGCCGAACCAAGAGCGAGATCAAAACCACACAAGATGTATAAGTCATTCTTTTGGTTGCACGTAAAAAGGATTACACTAGGAACAGCGCCAGCACAGTTGATACAGGAAGCCCTCTGCTCTTAAATCCTAGATAGGTCGTTTTACATCTGCCCTGTCTTCCAATATTTCACAGATGGCCATCTAATTTCCTCTGTACCATGCAGATGGGCGGTATCTGGGGCAGGGAATGGACTAAGAGTAAAAGAGTATGCAATTATtacatgtaattaaaattaatgttttacattCGTTAACAGGAAAGCCTACCAGAAAAGTCCCTCAGAACCTTCTTCGCACAGATCCAGTTCCTCTGTTCTTACTTTCCTGTAACAATCCATTATTAGAAGTTGTTCAAACAGATTATCCTGATTTGAAAACATCCAGAAAGTCCAGTGTTTTCCAGTAAGTTTAATATATCCCAAAAACGAAACTCACACCTATCCCAGTTCTCCTGAGGCTGAGCGCTCTTGTTGTTTGCAGAGTGTCCTTTCATTGAGTGATGAGCCCACAGAGCACAGCACTAATCTCTTCCCAGCCTTGCCTCTGCTTCCTATTCAAA
Above is a window of Labeo rohita strain BAU-BD-2019 chromosome 23, IGBB_LRoh.1.0, whole genome shotgun sequence DNA encoding:
- the LOC127154445 gene encoding amphoterin-induced protein 3, with the protein product MTYTSCVVLISLLVRLSGAICPQGCLCISDILNCGSLGLDRFPNPLPFTASVLDLSHNRLTWLAAGSFYGLPRLHTLHMSHNRISLLSPGAFHNISSLRYLDLSSNKLQVVGKYHFQDLPVLEVLLLYNNRLTRVESNTIMGLGNLRKVYLSLNQITDFPFFSIRKHSHPNLVTLDLSSNRLFRLPMDDIVVLPVAVQKGLFLHNNSLECDCSMYRMFWHWEQKGYPSVKDYKDDYKCLMYGEPQISINFLRSSHFFENCTIGKMISLISPKADKVVYEGEQVRLDCTGTLNGEDLSYSWIIPHQENISQLIQNGTLRLNQDGSLDILAAQSIDSGVYQCTAVDNARMINESREVNLTVVAQRSTEEPFYTGYTTLLGCVVTLVLILMYLYLTPCRCGCCKPPPPSPAISTFGEDRCTLASIFAAPSTDRLKNKTQSDRHVVFLEPLMTGKNGHPKAAFDVEQPTIEWDT